In Geobacter anodireducens, a genomic segment contains:
- a CDS encoding 23S rRNA (adenine(2503)-C(2))-methyltransferase RlmN yields the protein MDTMIDIKGLSIDDLERFLMGKGKERYRARQIFKWLYQRGATSFAEMTDLAKELRRDLEETARISTLSPEALEISRDGTRKYLFRLDDGCSVESVLIPEEDRNTLCISSQVGCAMACEFCLTGTFRLTRNLTTAEIVNQVCAVQRDVPVRNIVFMGMGEPLANLDNVIRALQIMLHDDGLQFSSRRITVSTAGLVPEMERLGRSVTVNLAVSLNATTDELRDRIMPINRKYPLAVLLDACRRFPLPGRRKITIEYVLLGGVNDTLDDAKRLVRLLSDIPSKINLIPFNEHGGCSYRSPSQDAIDRFHKYLLDKHFTVITRSSRGADISAACGQLKGKLDAMKPSGAGRQIEGADSTNEVT from the coding sequence ATGGATACAATGATTGACATCAAGGGACTGAGCATCGACGATCTGGAACGTTTCCTTATGGGAAAAGGAAAGGAGCGTTACCGGGCACGCCAGATATTCAAGTGGCTGTATCAACGGGGTGCCACATCCTTTGCCGAGATGACTGACCTGGCAAAGGAACTGCGTCGGGACCTGGAGGAGACGGCACGCATCAGCACGCTTTCCCCCGAGGCCCTGGAGATTTCCCGGGATGGGACGCGGAAATACCTCTTCCGCCTCGATGACGGGTGCTCGGTGGAGTCGGTGCTCATCCCCGAAGAGGACAGGAATACCCTCTGTATTTCGAGTCAGGTGGGGTGTGCCATGGCCTGTGAGTTCTGTCTCACGGGAACGTTCCGGCTGACGCGCAACCTGACCACCGCCGAGATCGTAAACCAGGTCTGTGCGGTTCAGAGGGATGTGCCCGTTCGCAATATCGTCTTCATGGGCATGGGAGAACCTCTGGCCAATCTCGACAACGTGATCAGAGCGCTGCAGATCATGCTGCACGATGACGGTCTTCAGTTCTCAAGCCGTCGCATAACCGTTTCGACCGCCGGTTTGGTGCCGGAAATGGAGCGGCTCGGCCGATCGGTAACGGTGAACCTTGCGGTTTCGCTCAATGCCACCACGGACGAGTTGCGTGACCGGATCATGCCGATCAACCGGAAATATCCCCTTGCCGTGCTCCTTGACGCCTGCCGGAGGTTCCCGCTGCCGGGCCGCCGGAAGATAACGATCGAGTACGTACTGCTCGGCGGGGTGAACGACACCCTCGATGATGCCAAACGGCTGGTCAGGCTGTTGAGCGACATTCCCTCTAAGATCAACCTGATCCCGTTTAACGAGCATGGGGGGTGCTCCTACCGGAGCCCCAGCCAGGATGCGATCGACCGTTTTCACAAATATCTGCTGGACAAGCATTTCACGGTCATAACGCGCTCCAGCCGTGGTGCCGATATTTCGGCCGCCTGCGGTCAGCTCAAGGGCAAGCTGGACGCCATGAAGCCGTCCGGCGCAGGCAGACAGATAGAAGGTGCAGACTCCACTAACGAGGTGACATGA
- a CDS encoding nucleoside-diphosphate kinase, protein MERTFAIIKPDAVERNIIGKILEKVETAGFRIVGMKKILLSTCEAEGFYYVHKERPFFNDLCSFMSRSPVVVMVLERDNAISAWREVMGATNPANAEAGTIRKDFGLSIEENSVHGSDSPESAAFEIPYFFSQLELL, encoded by the coding sequence ATGGAAAGAACGTTTGCGATTATCAAGCCTGATGCGGTCGAACGGAACATCATCGGAAAGATACTTGAAAAGGTGGAAACAGCCGGCTTCCGGATTGTGGGCATGAAGAAGATCCTGCTTTCCACGTGCGAGGCCGAAGGCTTCTACTATGTGCACAAGGAGCGGCCTTTCTTCAATGATCTCTGTTCGTTCATGTCGCGCAGCCCGGTGGTGGTCATGGTGCTTGAGCGTGATAACGCCATCAGCGCCTGGCGCGAAGTGATGGGGGCCACAAACCCGGCCAACGCCGAAGCAGGCACCATTCGCAAGGATTTCGGCCTGAGCATTGAGGAGAATTCCGTGCACGGATCCGACTCCCCCGAGTCGGCCGCCTTCGAGATCCCGTATTTCTTCAGCCAACTCGAGCTGCTCTGA